A portion of the Ferrimonas lipolytica genome contains these proteins:
- a CDS encoding nuclear transport factor 2 family protein gives MNRTAYWHEMISKRNIGALDELLADNATFHSPVVHTPQEGKPLVKLYLSSAFSVLLNDSFSYVREVESGTNTILEFQLQLNGISVNGVDMIEWDDNGQIKDFKVMLRPLKGMQQVQIEMAKMLEKAKSKG, from the coding sequence ATGAATAGAACAGCTTACTGGCACGAGATGATCTCCAAACGCAATATCGGTGCCTTGGATGAACTGCTTGCCGATAACGCCACGTTCCACTCGCCAGTCGTTCATACGCCACAGGAAGGCAAACCTTTGGTAAAGCTGTATCTAAGCTCAGCCTTTTCAGTGCTACTAAACGACAGTTTTAGCTATGTCCGTGAAGTTGAATCTGGCACTAACACCATTTTGGAGTTCCAGCTGCAACTGAACGGCATCAGCGTTAATGGTGTTGATATGATTGAGTGGGATGACAACGGCCAAATCAAGGATTTTAAAGTAATGCTGCGTCCACTCAAGGGGATGCAACAGGTACAGATTGAGATGGCAAAGATGCTAGAAAAGGCCAAATCTAAAGGCTAA
- a CDS encoding MFS transporter, whose amino-acid sequence MTGNTTHADNDLREVKQLGLWASIASLSYVFWLVGGMELIERFAYYGIKSSAALYAQAPTSAGGLGITMGDFGIILMIWALLQTFVPVFTGGISDRVGYKETIFASTILKIAGYLVMATFPSFYGFLAGAILLATGTGIFKPGIQGTLVLATKKENASMAWGIFYQTVNIGGFLGPLMAVHLRQLAWENVFYACAAIISLNFIMLLAYKEPGKTERLERQAKVKSGEVVQTALWKDAFNELKKPIVFWYMLVFSGFWFLFNALFDVLPVHISEWVDTSIIVRDLFGPEGTQNGFAQFWLGLDNSGTKVMPEGMLNLNAGMIMTSCFLIAALTAKFRIMHAMLAGAVASIVAFFIIGSSNFAWAMVFAIALFSLGEMMISPKKNEFMGNIAPEGKKAMYLGFVMLPQGIGWGLEGYWGPKLYEMYASKEMFARQMFAEQGASAEMVAAIPHGEAFTRLVEFTGIDAITLTEQLYLSHDIGFAWYLIAAIGSLSALGIMLYGSWYQRLQQR is encoded by the coding sequence ATGACAGGGAATACAACGCACGCCGACAATGACTTGCGTGAAGTAAAACAACTCGGACTATGGGCCTCTATTGCCAGCCTCAGCTACGTATTTTGGTTAGTTGGCGGTATGGAGCTAATTGAGCGCTTCGCTTACTACGGAATTAAGAGCAGTGCCGCGCTGTATGCACAGGCGCCCACTTCCGCAGGTGGTTTGGGGATCACCATGGGTGATTTCGGTATCATCTTGATGATCTGGGCATTGCTGCAAACCTTCGTGCCAGTTTTTACCGGCGGGATCTCAGATCGGGTTGGCTATAAAGAGACCATTTTCGCATCAACCATTTTGAAGATTGCTGGTTACTTAGTGATGGCCACCTTCCCTTCTTTCTATGGCTTTCTTGCCGGCGCCATATTGCTGGCAACCGGCACAGGTATTTTCAAACCGGGGATCCAAGGCACACTGGTTCTGGCAACCAAGAAAGAAAACGCATCCATGGCTTGGGGCATCTTTTACCAGACAGTGAACATTGGCGGCTTCCTTGGCCCGTTGATGGCGGTGCATCTGCGTCAGCTCGCGTGGGAAAACGTGTTCTACGCCTGTGCTGCTATTATCTCGCTTAACTTCATTATGTTGCTGGCCTATAAAGAGCCCGGCAAGACCGAACGACTTGAGCGCCAAGCTAAAGTGAAGTCTGGTGAGGTTGTCCAAACCGCGCTGTGGAAGGACGCCTTTAACGAACTAAAAAAACCAATCGTATTTTGGTACATGCTAGTGTTCTCTGGCTTTTGGTTCCTGTTCAATGCGTTATTTGATGTTCTGCCGGTTCATATCTCTGAATGGGTCGATACCTCCATTATTGTGCGTGACCTATTTGGTCCAGAAGGAACCCAAAACGGTTTCGCCCAATTCTGGTTGGGACTTGATAACTCTGGTACTAAGGTGATGCCTGAGGGCATGCTTAACCTAAACGCCGGTATGATTATGACCAGCTGTTTCCTGATTGCTGCGCTAACCGCTAAGTTCCGCATCATGCATGCGATGCTTGCCGGTGCCGTCGCCTCGATCGTCGCCTTCTTTATTATTGGTTCCTCCAACTTTGCTTGGGCAATGGTGTTTGCTATTGCTCTGTTCAGTTTAGGCGAGATGATGATCAGCCCGAAGAAGAACGAGTTTATGGGCAATATCGCGCCGGAAGGAAAGAAAGCGATGTACCTTGGTTTCGTTATGTTGCCGCAAGGAATTGGCTGGGGGCTGGAAGGCTACTGGGGACCAAAGCTTTACGAGATGTACGCTTCCAAAGAGATGTTTGCTCGGCAGATGTTTGCTGAGCAAGGTGCCTCTGCAGAGATGGTAGCCGCAATCCCCCATGGTGAAGCGTTCACCCGCTTGGTTGAGTTTACCGGCATCGACGCCATTACTTTAACCGAGCAGCTCTATCTTAGCCACGATATCGGCTTTGCTTGGTACCTAATTGCCGCTATTGGCAGTTTATCGGCACTCGGAATTATGCTTTATGGCTCTTGGTACCAACGTTTACAACAACGTTAA
- a CDS encoding PAS domain-containing hybrid sensor histidine kinase/response regulator → MNSSLGIVTISLLYISLLFLVAWAGERWTGKRMERALPAIYGLSLAVYCSSWSFLGTVGQAVESPWAFLPIYIGPILLFSLGFGFLRKVVGVANDQSITSVADFIAARYGKSQVLAVVVTLLALLGLMPYIALQLKAMVVSINLFQDQHPIDPSLLALGIAISLAIFAIFFGTRKLDATEHNPGMIMAVAFESIIKLAAFILVGLVVVYTAFDGPWDLFAQAKQQQKLPPLSLDLLDVAPDTIIAMAAFVALPRMFHVLVVENQRPQDINRSRWSLPIYLMLFSLFVIPLAIAGRVLIGDQASPDTYVIVLPQVLEMQWLAVVALLGAISAASSMVIVAVVSVAIMISNEWMIPLLLRSGRIRGKNFNQFSTRLLNTRRFIIVVVLFGAYGAYLQVGDAPSLARIGMLAFGAFAQLGPALVGAVYWRGGHRHGVLAGLSIGIIGWAMVLAKPIWPAVEMPFDWFGLTSDMSQLLLVMTINGLIYVAVSTMVRPSVTDRVQARIFTQTQVSDKNSERRSGAISQQDLLLLVSRFVGPERAYQHFAQQFPSSIARDTWNKHADPAMVETGERLIASVLGAASASAVLDSVLLGQDLAIDQVFSLVDDASAKILLSQDQMRGAIEHAAEGISVVDGDLNLVAWNRTYETLFDYPQDFLVAGMPVADIVRYNASLGRCGPGTVEDHVAKRVSFMKAGSAHKSERRRGDGRVIQIQGNPMPDGGFVMTFSDITDFRRQQQELTLANETLELRVAERTQELTQLNQRLLQAKAAEEQANQSKTRFLAAVGHDLMQPLNAARLFTASLLQETKHSEADRASLVNIAGSLRSAGEMLSDLLDISKLESGTLSIKRRPVALSSILEPLVVEFEAMVSGAGLRFRHRLLDVNVDTDPNMLRRVVQNFLTNALRYTDRGTILLGCRRRHGAVEIQVLDTGCGIDDADMSLIFAEFKQVDVHRGGNGLGLGLAIADRIAKVLNHPLAATSSLGRGSMFSVTVPITSEAVAAKTQTSVIANRTQPLAGIVVLCIDNEAAILSGLKSLLERWQCQVVTATCLEEAKLQLGFAGVAPDVMLADYHLDNNKTGLDAMLAIRASYGNDIPGILITADNRKELIEQVDSLNFGFMAKMVKPAALRAMMSSMLRARG, encoded by the coding sequence ATGAATAGCTCGCTTGGCATTGTCACCATCTCATTGCTCTATATTTCCTTGTTGTTTTTGGTGGCGTGGGCTGGAGAGCGGTGGACCGGAAAGCGGATGGAGCGAGCGCTGCCAGCAATTTATGGTTTGTCGTTAGCGGTGTATTGCTCAAGCTGGAGCTTTCTTGGCACGGTTGGCCAAGCGGTCGAAAGTCCGTGGGCATTTTTGCCTATTTATATCGGCCCGATTCTGCTGTTTAGCCTTGGCTTTGGCTTCCTGCGTAAGGTTGTTGGGGTTGCCAATGATCAAAGCATCACCTCGGTAGCTGACTTTATTGCCGCACGATATGGCAAGTCACAGGTGCTGGCCGTTGTGGTTACCTTGTTAGCTCTGTTGGGATTGATGCCTTACATCGCTCTGCAGTTGAAAGCAATGGTGGTATCGATAAATCTTTTTCAAGATCAGCACCCCATCGACCCCAGCCTATTAGCTTTGGGCATTGCCATCAGTCTGGCGATATTTGCTATCTTTTTTGGTACCAGAAAGCTCGATGCCACCGAGCACAACCCCGGCATGATTATGGCGGTGGCGTTTGAGTCCATTATTAAGTTGGCGGCCTTTATTTTGGTTGGTTTGGTGGTGGTCTACACCGCCTTTGATGGCCCGTGGGATCTGTTTGCACAGGCTAAGCAGCAACAGAAGTTACCGCCACTTAGCCTCGATCTATTAGATGTTGCTCCAGACACCATTATTGCGATGGCAGCCTTTGTGGCGCTGCCGCGCATGTTTCATGTATTGGTGGTTGAGAATCAGCGGCCGCAGGACATCAATCGTAGCCGCTGGTCGTTACCTATCTATTTAATGTTGTTCTCGCTGTTTGTGATTCCCCTTGCGATAGCCGGGCGGGTATTGATTGGTGACCAAGCCAGCCCCGATACTTACGTAATTGTGTTGCCCCAAGTATTGGAGATGCAGTGGCTAGCGGTGGTTGCACTGCTTGGGGCGATCTCTGCGGCCAGTTCGATGGTGATCGTGGCGGTGGTTAGTGTTGCCATCATGATCTCTAATGAATGGATGATCCCGCTGTTACTGCGCAGTGGTCGTATTCGAGGCAAAAATTTTAATCAATTCTCAACCCGGCTACTTAACACCCGCCGATTTATTATCGTAGTGGTGTTGTTTGGTGCCTACGGCGCCTATCTGCAAGTCGGTGATGCGCCAAGCTTGGCTCGGATAGGTATGCTTGCTTTTGGTGCCTTTGCTCAACTTGGACCCGCACTAGTAGGCGCGGTGTATTGGCGTGGTGGACATCGTCACGGGGTTTTAGCGGGACTGAGCATAGGGATCATTGGCTGGGCAATGGTGCTGGCGAAACCTATTTGGCCAGCGGTTGAAATGCCATTTGATTGGTTTGGGCTAACCAGTGATATGAGCCAACTGTTGTTGGTAATGACCATCAACGGGCTAATTTATGTCGCCGTATCTACCATGGTTAGGCCGTCGGTAACAGATAGAGTACAGGCGCGGATCTTCACCCAAACGCAGGTAAGCGACAAAAATAGCGAGCGCCGGTCAGGGGCGATTTCGCAACAAGACTTGTTACTGCTAGTGAGCCGTTTTGTTGGCCCAGAGCGGGCCTATCAACATTTTGCCCAGCAATTCCCCAGTTCGATCGCCCGCGATACGTGGAACAAGCACGCTGACCCTGCCATGGTGGAAACCGGCGAACGGTTGATAGCTTCGGTACTTGGGGCGGCATCGGCATCGGCGGTACTCGATAGTGTGTTATTGGGGCAAGATCTGGCCATTGACCAAGTGTTCAGTTTGGTTGATGACGCCAGTGCCAAGATTCTGTTGAGTCAAGATCAGATGCGCGGCGCTATTGAGCATGCTGCAGAAGGGATCAGCGTGGTCGATGGGGATCTAAATCTGGTGGCATGGAATCGTACCTACGAAACCTTATTCGATTATCCACAAGACTTTCTGGTGGCGGGAATGCCAGTGGCAGATATTGTCCGTTATAACGCTAGCTTAGGGCGCTGTGGACCAGGAACCGTTGAAGACCATGTGGCTAAGCGTGTGTCGTTTATGAAGGCCGGCTCTGCCCATAAATCGGAACGTCGCCGCGGTGATGGCCGCGTGATTCAAATCCAAGGTAACCCTATGCCTGACGGTGGTTTTGTGATGACATTCTCCGACATCACCGATTTTAGGCGACAGCAGCAGGAGCTCACCCTAGCAAATGAAACGCTGGAGCTAAGGGTTGCTGAGCGAACTCAAGAGCTGACCCAATTAAACCAACGCTTGTTACAGGCTAAGGCAGCGGAAGAGCAAGCTAACCAGTCAAAAACTCGTTTCCTCGCTGCTGTTGGCCATGACTTAATGCAGCCGTTGAATGCCGCCAGACTGTTTACTGCTTCACTGTTGCAAGAAACTAAACATAGTGAAGCAGATAGGGCATCACTGGTGAACATTGCCGGCTCGCTTCGTAGTGCCGGAGAGATGTTGTCGGATCTGCTCGATATTTCCAAGTTAGAGTCTGGCACGTTGTCGATTAAACGGCGGCCGGTGGCGTTATCGTCGATACTCGAACCTTTGGTGGTTGAGTTTGAAGCGATGGTATCCGGGGCTGGATTGCGCTTTCGTCACCGGTTGTTAGATGTAAACGTTGATACTGATCCAAATATGCTCCGTCGGGTGGTGCAGAACTTTCTTACTAACGCGTTACGCTACACAGATCGCGGCACCATCTTGCTTGGTTGCCGTCGTCGTCATGGTGCAGTCGAGATCCAGGTACTTGATACCGGCTGTGGCATTGATGACGCCGATATGTCGCTTATCTTTGCCGAATTTAAACAAGTGGATGTGCACCGCGGCGGTAATGGGCTGGGGTTAGGTTTAGCCATTGCCGATCGAATTGCCAAAGTGTTAAATCATCCTCTGGCCGCAACCTCTTCGCTGGGCCGCGGTTCGATGTTCTCAGTTACTGTCCCTATTACTAGCGAAGCCGTCGCGGCCAAAACGCAAACCAGTGTGATAGCCAATCGAACGCAACCATTGGCAGGTATAGTAGTGCTCTGTATCGATAACGAAGCGGCGATTCTGTCTGGGTTAAAAAGCTTGTTGGAGCGCTGGCAGTGCCAGGTGGTTACCGCAACCTGTCTCGAGGAAGCTAAGCTCCAGCTTGGCTTTGCCGGGGTAGCACCGGATGTGATGCTGGCGGATTATCATCTGGATAACAATAAAACCGGCTTAGATGCGATGTTAGCGATTCGAGCTAGTTACGGGAATGATATTCCCGGGATCTTAATCACCGCCGATAACCGTAAAGAACTGATTGAACAGGTGGACTCACTCAACTTTGGCTTTATGGCAAAGATGGTGAAACCGGCGGCACTGCGGGCGATGATGTCATCGATGTTGCGGGCACGCGGTTGA
- the acs gene encoding acetate--CoA ligase, giving the protein MSTQSLYPVSPELAENSKINEDQYRKMYQESVVNPEGFWREHGQRISWFKPFTKIKKVSFDDHNLFINWFADGTLNATYNCVDRHLEARGDKTAIIWEGDDPSEQRTLTYRQLHIEVSKFANALRSQGVRKGDVVTIYMPMVPEAAIAMLSCARIGAVHSVIFGGFSPDSIASRINDGSSRVVITSDEAIRGGRTIPLKANIDLALQSPDVKTVEKVIVLNRTGGHIDFVEGRDVWWHELMAVSSEYCQAEEQNAEDPLFILYTSGSTGSPKGVLHTTGGYMVYASMTHEYVFDYREDEVYWCTADVGWITGHSYMVYGPLANGATVLMHEGVPNWPDISRMGEMIERHNVNILYTAPTLIRALMAQATEGYPNFDSSSLRIMGSVGEPINPEAWRWYYQEIGKEQCPIVDTWWQTETGGVLISPLPGATDLKPGSATRPFFGVQPALVDNMGNLIDGEGEGNLVILDSWPGQMRSVYGDHERFVLTYFKTFRGMYFTGDGARRDGDGYYWITGRVDDVINVSGHRLGTAEIESALVAHPDVAEAAVVGYPHDIKGQGIYAYVTLNADKEESEELRQALRQWVRSEIGALASPDLVQWAPGLPKTRSGKIMRRFLRKIAADEVSALGDASTLADPTVLDGLIDQRMNRGCD; this is encoded by the coding sequence ATGAGTACGCAGTCTCTCTATCCAGTGAGTCCTGAACTGGCCGAAAACAGTAAAATTAATGAAGACCAATATCGCAAGATGTACCAAGAATCCGTGGTTAACCCTGAGGGTTTCTGGCGCGAACACGGTCAACGAATTAGCTGGTTTAAGCCTTTTACCAAGATTAAGAAGGTCTCTTTCGACGACCATAACTTATTCATCAATTGGTTTGCCGACGGCACCCTTAACGCAACCTACAACTGCGTTGATCGCCACCTTGAAGCACGCGGCGACAAGACCGCCATTATTTGGGAAGGTGACGACCCCTCTGAGCAGCGTACTCTGACCTATCGTCAACTGCATATAGAAGTATCAAAGTTTGCCAACGCGCTTCGTAGTCAAGGGGTTCGCAAGGGCGATGTAGTGACCATCTATATGCCAATGGTGCCAGAAGCTGCGATAGCGATGCTAAGTTGTGCCCGCATTGGTGCGGTACATTCGGTGATCTTTGGCGGCTTCTCGCCAGACTCTATCGCTTCTCGCATCAACGATGGTTCATCTCGAGTGGTTATTACCTCAGACGAAGCCATCCGCGGTGGCCGCACTATCCCTTTGAAAGCTAATATCGATTTAGCACTGCAGTCGCCTGACGTTAAAACCGTCGAAAAAGTGATAGTACTAAATCGTACTGGCGGCCATATCGACTTCGTCGAAGGTCGAGATGTATGGTGGCATGAGCTTATGGCTGTGTCGTCTGAATATTGCCAAGCGGAAGAGCAGAACGCAGAAGATCCGCTGTTTATTCTCTATACCTCCGGCTCAACTGGCTCACCTAAGGGTGTGCTGCACACCACAGGCGGCTATATGGTGTACGCCTCGATGACCCATGAGTATGTCTTCGATTACCGTGAAGACGAGGTGTACTGGTGTACTGCCGATGTAGGTTGGATCACCGGTCACAGCTATATGGTTTATGGTCCGCTAGCCAATGGTGCCACAGTGCTGATGCACGAAGGGGTACCTAACTGGCCAGACATCAGCCGCATGGGAGAGATGATTGAACGTCACAACGTCAATATCCTCTACACAGCGCCAACTCTAATTCGCGCATTGATGGCGCAAGCCACAGAAGGATACCCAAATTTCGACAGCAGCAGTTTGCGTATTATGGGCTCGGTTGGCGAACCGATTAACCCAGAAGCGTGGCGTTGGTATTACCAAGAGATTGGTAAAGAGCAGTGTCCTATTGTTGATACATGGTGGCAAACCGAAACCGGTGGGGTCTTAATTAGCCCGCTGCCCGGCGCGACCGATCTTAAGCCCGGTTCAGCCACTCGCCCATTCTTTGGGGTACAACCAGCGTTAGTAGACAACATGGGTAACCTGATTGATGGCGAAGGTGAGGGTAACTTAGTTATTCTCGACTCCTGGCCCGGACAAATGCGCAGCGTCTACGGCGATCATGAACGCTTTGTCTTAACCTATTTTAAGACCTTCCGCGGCATGTACTTTACTGGTGACGGTGCCCGCCGCGACGGCGATGGTTACTACTGGATTACTGGTCGCGTTGATGACGTAATTAACGTTTCTGGCCACCGTTTGGGTACGGCGGAGATTGAATCCGCCTTGGTTGCTCACCCTGATGTAGCCGAAGCTGCTGTCGTTGGATACCCCCACGATATCAAAGGACAAGGGATCTACGCCTACGTTACCCTTAATGCCGATAAAGAGGAGAGTGAAGAGCTACGTCAGGCGTTACGCCAATGGGTTCGCTCCGAAATTGGCGCCCTCGCCTCTCCAGATCTGGTGCAGTGGGCTCCTGGGTTACCAAAAACCCGCTCGGGCAAGATCATGCGTCGTTTTCTCCGTAAGATCGCCGCGGATGAAGTATCAGCCTTGGGCGACGCCAGTACCTTAGCGGATCCAACAGTACTTGATGGCCTGATCGATCAACGGATGAATCGCGGCTGCGACTAA